Within the Bremerella sp. JC817 genome, the region GAAAGTAATAGAGGGTCTGTTGTTCTTTGTCGTACAGATCGAAGTCTTCCGCTGCCCAGCGCTGGGCCAGCAGTTCGATCGCTTCAAAACGATGCTCTTCCAATAATCCTTGCAGGTTATTCAGCATGGCCGCATGCAGCCGAGCCTGGTTGTCGTGCAGTTGCCAAAGGTCGACCTCACCTTCGCTGGTGATGAAAAGCAGCAAGTCATCATCAGGGGCGGTCAGGACGTGGGCGACTTCGTAATCGATTTTCGGATAGCGAACCAGATCGAACAGCGGCATGTAGTTGGCTGTGCGAACCTCGACACCGCTGGCGGTTGCTGTCCAGGCCGTTTGATCTTGCGAGTCGAATCGAATGTTGAGCGGTGGTGAAAAGAACTTGTCTTGCTTGTGGGTGTACTTGAGTGATTCCGGGTCTTTATAGAACTCGAACAGGCCGCGATCGTCGGCGAGCCACAGCTGCCGATCATTCGCGGCAGTAGCGGCGACCGGGAAGGGTGGCCCTCGAAGAGTCGCGGTCGAATAGCCAGCCTTCGTGGAAAATACGACGCCTGCCTTGCTGGCCATGGCCGTGGCATAGTTGCCGCTATTGCTTACGGAAATGTCGACGGCCGGGCGAAGGTCAGGAAACTTCTCGCTACTTTGAACCTTGCCAGGGGCTAGGGCTTCGGCGATGTAGGCCTGACCTTTGATGTCGGCCGCTGCAATACGATTGCCGTTGGTCGAGAACGCCACGGCACCGATCGGAAATTGAAGCTGGTCGTGGGTGAACTTCAGTTGGCCAGTCTTAGCATCGAGCAGCAACACATTGGTCGAGCCATCGCCGAAAAGAATCTGCGAGCCATCGGCCGAGATCGCGATGGCGGCCTGGGCCGAGGGATTGTTCAGCTTGTATTCGGCAAGTCGCTTGCCATCGGGAAGGCTCCAGGTCGTCAGCCGACGATCGGAATCGTACGTTAGAAGCGTCGTGCCATCGAGTGACACGTCGGCCGCAACGATCGGCTTGTCGCCCAACGAGAACTTGCCTTGATGGACAAACTTCGGCTGCAAGTCGCTTGTGCGCAGCAATTCGATTTCGTCGACCAGTTGCTCATCCGACTTGCCGACAGTAATCGGGTTCCAGAAGGGACGCTTGGCGGCCTCGTCTTCGAAGAACCGCTGCGTAGGGCGAAAGGTCTGCAAGCGGAACTCGCTCACCGCGGGGTACTCGCGTGTGAAGCGTTCAGGCTTGGTGGCCGCCTCTTGAGCTTGGATAGAAATGCTGCTGGTTAAAAGAAACAACCAGCCGAGAGCGAGCCAGCGAGTCAATCGCGGGAGCGTAGACGCGGTCATCGAATGCGTACCGTAGCGAATGGAGGATGAAGTCGACGAGGGGAGGCCAAGGCAAAGTCAGCAGGAAAGCCAGGCCCCGAGATGGGCTAGGAGAAACCTAGTCTACCATCGATTCGATCTCGATCGATAAGTTTTATTCGTTTCGCTGGCAGTAAGGATTTATAGATATAGCCATGTTTTTACTGACATGGCATGAGCATTTGCATACGACAAAGGCGCAAGTTTCTGTTAACCGTCGGCGCCGGAAGTCGTTGGGTGCTTCTCGTGTTCTTTCCAGAAGGTGATGTAATCGAGGTGATCTTTCTGCACGGTCGGGCTGAAGACGCACTGGATCAGCTCTTCCTTTTGTTCGACGAAGCGGCTGAGGTCTTTCTCGTCATCGGGCTTGAAGATTGGGGCAGGGCGGTCGTAAACGATTGTCGCTCCATTGGCGCCGTCGGAATGATATTGCGAAAGACCGACCACACGATCGCTCACGAAAAGGGCTTCGTTCAGCTCGTGCGTGACGATCACGACGGTATAAGGAGGAACACGATTTTCGGAGCGAGCTCGGACATTTTCGGCATATAACTGAAGCAGCATCAACTGCAGTTCTTCACGTGTCGCCTCATCGAGTGCGCCGAAAGGTTCGTCCAGCAGCAGCACGCTGGGTTGCATGATCAGGGCCTGGGCGATCGCCACGCGCTGTCGCATGCCGCCCGACATTTCGCTCGGATATTGATCGCGGGCAGCGTACAGGCCGACTTTCTTCAGAAACTCGTCCGCTTGTTCCAAGTGTTGCTTGCGAAGCTTTCGCCAGGCGAAATAATTGAACACGCGGAACGGGAGCGATGTCTGGTCGAGCATCAATCCGAAGGCAACGTTCTGCCGTGCGGTCAGGAACTCGTACAAGCTATAGTGCTGGTAAACAATTCCAACATCGCGTGTCGGGCCATCGACTACCTTTTCGCCGACCAGCACTTGGCCAGATTGCGGAGGATGCGTTCCGAGGATCGCTCGGAGCAAGGTCGACTTGCCACATCCACTCGGACCGACGAGCGCAACAACTTGCCCGGCACCGACCCGCAGGTTGACGTTGTTGAGAACTTTTTTCGGCCCGTAGGCATGAGAAACGTCGACAATTTCCAAGTTGGCCATGGTTCGAGCGAATAAGGGGTAGCAAAATTGAACGTGCCAGGGGTTCCGATTATCGAGAACGCCTGGAGAGAAAACCAGTAGGTGCCTTTTTAGCGTCGTGTCATGGATTACCACTTCGACCCAACCATCCCGATTCAGGCCGCACCGACTCCGCCGGCGTCATGGTACACCGACCCTTTGGTCTTTGCAGCCGAGAAACGCCAGGTCTTTGAAAAGGCTTGGATCGCCGTGGGACGCAACGACCAAATTACTTCGCCGGGAAGCTACTTCACCGGCGATCTGGTCGGCAATCCTTATCTCGTAGTTCGTGACGAGGAAGGAAACCTTAGGGCGATGCACAATGTTTGTCGACATCATGCGGCGCTGGTGGCCCAGGAATGTGGTCGAACTTGTGAACTGGTATGCCCTTACCATGGTTGGACCTATCGACTGGATGGTCGGCTGAAAAAGGCTCCGCGGATGGGCAAGATGGCCGATTTCGATGTCGAGCAGTTCTCGCTTCCGCCGATCAGCGCGACGCAGTGGGGGCCGTTTGTCTTTATCGATCTCGACGGTCCGCTGGGGGGCGAAGACAATCCGCGTAACCTGGCGGCCGACTTTCAGCCGCTGGTCGCTCCGCTGGCAGAGCTCGGCATCGAGGGGATGAAATGGATCGAGCGACGCGTCTACACGATTCGTTGTAACTGGAAGGTGTTTGTCGATAACTCGCTCGATGGCGGATATCATGTCGCCTATGCCCACGAACAACTGGCGGCCGGGCTCGAGTTCGACGGCTACGAAACCCACATCTACGATCGCTCGTCGGTGCAGATTTGCCGATCGAGCGGTTCCGACGATCGACTGGGCGAGAAGGTCACCTATGCCTGGCTGTATCCCAATTTCTTCATCAATCGCTATGGACGAATGATGGATACGAACCTGGTGATCCCGCTGACGGTCGATACCTGCCAGGTCATCTTCGATTTTTATGCCGACTACGAAGATGTCGAGCAGTGGGATGCTAAGCGAACCATTCGCAAGTCGATTCAACAAAGCCACGTGATTCAGCAGGAAGACGTCGATATCTGCGAGTCGACGCAAAAAGGATTGCAGTCGATATCGTTTCATCGCGGTCGTTATTCGTCGAAGCTCGAACAATCGGTCCACGCGTTCCACCAGATGCTGTGGAGCGAGATCAAGGAAGACCTCCCAACATGACAAACAACTACGATTTCTTCACTCGCCTCGCACGTTTGCTCAACTCGGGTCAGGCCCGTAGTGTGATTCTGTGCGGCAACATCTATGACCTGCAGTGGGATGGTGCGCAGTACGTGCCGCTCAATTCGTTCCTGCTGGAAAAGACCAAAACGCCTGGGCTGATTCCGCTGGTTTACGAGTTGAACGGCCCCATTCGCATCGACGACGCCGCGCTCGGCAAACTGCGCGGCGCGTGGGTGGAATGGAAGTCAGGCGTCGATGCCAACACACTGGCACTGCAAGATCTACAGTCGAAGGGATCGAAGCTCGAGTTTTTCCAGCAAGAGTTTGATCGGCACCTGCAAAGTGCGACCGGCAATCCAACACTGGCGTTGGAACTCCTGCGACAACTGACGATCTGCTCGCGTGCATCGCTGCGAGAGAATTTGCTGATCATCGTCGAAGCGGCCGACATGCTGCTGCCGGAAGCTGGTTCGCTCGCCTCGCTGAACGACCGTCAACTCCATCGAATCAGCATCGTACACGATTGGTTCGGCGACCCGGAGTTTGTCGAAGGGAACGACTCGGTCGTGCTGCTGGCTGAATCGCGAACGCTAATTCACAGCCGCATTTCCCGCATGCCTCAGGTTTTGAGTGTCGACGTACCGGCACCTTCGCTGGAGCATCGCGTGGCGTACATTCAGCATTACCTGAAAAGCAAGACGCCGACTCCGAAGTTGTGGGCGACGCCGGAAGCCTTGGGCGAATGCACGGCAGGGCTTTCGATTCAAGCCTTGCGGCAGATGCTGGCCGGCGCGGCCTATACCGGCGACCAGCTCACGGCGGACAGCGTCTTCACGAAGGTCGAAGAGTTCATCCGCACGCAGCTCGGGGACGATGTCGTCGACTTCAAGAAGCCTGAGCATTCGCTGGAAGATGTCG harbors:
- a CDS encoding ATP-binding cassette domain-containing protein; this encodes MANLEIVDVSHAYGPKKVLNNVNLRVGAGQVVALVGPSGCGKSTLLRAILGTHPPQSGQVLVGEKVVDGPTRDVGIVYQHYSLYEFLTARQNVAFGLMLDQTSLPFRVFNYFAWRKLRKQHLEQADEFLKKVGLYAARDQYPSEMSGGMRQRVAIAQALIMQPSVLLLDEPFGALDEATREELQLMLLQLYAENVRARSENRVPPYTVVIVTHELNEALFVSDRVVGLSQYHSDGANGATIVYDRPAPIFKPDDEKDLSRFVEQKEELIQCVFSPTVQKDHLDYITFWKEHEKHPTTSGADG
- a CDS encoding aromatic ring-hydroxylating dioxygenase subunit alpha — translated: MDYHFDPTIPIQAAPTPPASWYTDPLVFAAEKRQVFEKAWIAVGRNDQITSPGSYFTGDLVGNPYLVVRDEEGNLRAMHNVCRHHAALVAQECGRTCELVCPYHGWTYRLDGRLKKAPRMGKMADFDVEQFSLPPISATQWGPFVFIDLDGPLGGEDNPRNLAADFQPLVAPLAELGIEGMKWIERRVYTIRCNWKVFVDNSLDGGYHVAYAHEQLAAGLEFDGYETHIYDRSSVQICRSSGSDDRLGEKVTYAWLYPNFFINRYGRMMDTNLVIPLTVDTCQVIFDFYADYEDVEQWDAKRTIRKSIQQSHVIQQEDVDICESTQKGLQSISFHRGRYSSKLEQSVHAFHQMLWSEIKEDLPT
- a CDS encoding ATP-binding protein, with protein sequence MTNNYDFFTRLARLLNSGQARSVILCGNIYDLQWDGAQYVPLNSFLLEKTKTPGLIPLVYELNGPIRIDDAALGKLRGAWVEWKSGVDANTLALQDLQSKGSKLEFFQQEFDRHLQSATGNPTLALELLRQLTICSRASLRENLLIIVEAADMLLPEAGSLASLNDRQLHRISIVHDWFGDPEFVEGNDSVVLLAESRTLIHSRISRMPQVLSVDVPAPSLEHRVAYIQHYLKSKTPTPKLWATPEALGECTAGLSIQALRQMLAGAAYTGDQLTADSVFTKVEEFIRTQLGDDVVDFKKPEHSLEDVVGFTKLKEFLGRELIPRFRAKGAKALPGAAVAGAIGSGKTFIFEAVAAELDLPVLVLKNIRSQWFGQTDVIFERLRRVLDALEKVVIFVDEADTQFGRVDANAHETERRLTGKIQAMMSDPMLRGRVLWLLMTARIHLLSPDIRRPGRVGDLIIPVLDPEGEDRQAFIEWVLKGIDIKSPGEQTKEAFIEELDQSVLEENYSAAAFASLRSLLKATEPDSWEAVRAAIHDQIPPAIGATREYQTLQALLNCTRRSLLPDPNITEETREGWQKRIHELELQGIR